The sequence CAACCGAGCCCACCCTCCCGGCGGGCTCCttcggcccggcggcggcggagcggcgtgGCGGGGGCGGTGGGTGGGAGGCGGGCGGTGGCGGTGCCGCCCCTCGGGGCAGGCGCGGCCGGCGgctcccccccgcttccccccccggCCGGGGCGGCGGTTGGTTTCTCCTGTGGGCGGAGGCAGGGCCAGGCGCGGCGAGGGTGGGCGCGGAGTTGGCGGCGGGGTcgcgggcaggcggcggcggctccggctcctCATCGCTTCGGCGGAGTTTGCTCCGGACGCGGGGTGGGAGGTGAGAGACCGGATGGGGCTCGGTTCGGCTCGGCGGTGGGTGTTGTCGGTGGGAGTTCGCACCGGCCGTGGCTGAGGGGAgcgccccgggggcggcgggttAGATGGACCCTTCCCCTCCGTGCCCCGCCGGccgggcgggcaggcggcggcgtGAGctggaaacgggggggggggaaaaacttGTTCCTCGGCGGGTTCCCCCCGGGCCACCCACGTGTGGGGAGCGAGGGGCGAGGTGCCGTGCCGGGGGACGGCGGGTGAGCGgagccgcgccgccccgccgctgcccctctccccttttcctccccccttccgCAGGTCTCGCTGCGGGAAAGCGGAACGGAGCAACCCCCCCGGAGGGAAGGGGAAGCGTCTGTCCCGGGAGAGAAGGGGCTGCCCCGCCGTctcgcctcgcctcgccgccCAGAACCGAAGGCGCCCGGAGGGGAAAGttgcccgcggggccgggccgggcgcgaTGCCGGGTCGCGGCGcgccctgcctggggctgctgctgctgcgcgtcctgctgctgggctgcggCCGGGCTCAGCAGCCGCCCGACAGCTGCCAGACCCTCTGCCGCTGCCTGGAGGCGGCCGAGACGGTGAAGTGCGTGGACGGCAACCTGACGGCGGTGCCGCCCGACCTGCCTCCCTACGTCCGCACCCTCTTCATCACCGGCAACCCCCTGGCCCGCCTGCCCGCCGGCGCCTTCCCCTCCCAGCGCCTGCCCCACCTCAGCGCCCTCAACCTCAGCGGCAACCACCTGCGGGCCGTGGAGGCCGGCGCCCTGGCCTCCCTGCCCGCCCTGCGCCAGCTGGACCTCGGCGGCAACCCCCTGGTCTCCCTCAGCCCGCTGGCCTTCGGGGAGGGCGGCAGCCCGCTGGAGGAGCTGGCCCTGCGCGGGGCCCTGCGCGACCAGGGCGTTCTCCTCAGCCTGGCCGCCATGCTGCAGTCCGGCGCCCTGCGCAACCTCAGCCGCCTGGAGCTGGCCGACAacgggctgctgctgctccccgccGGCATGTTCACCGCCCTGCCTGTCCTGCGGCACCTGGACCTCAGCAACAACTCCCTGGTGGGCCTGCGGAACGTCTCCTTCCAAGGGTTGGCCCAGCTGCAGAGCCTGGACCTCAGCGGCAACTCGCTGGGCGTGCTGAGGAACGGCACCCTGTCACAGTTCCGCAGCCTGCCCGCCCTCCGGCGCGTCGGCCTGGGCCGCAACACCTGGGTCTGCGACTGTGCCATCGAGGACCTGGTGGCCTGGCTGAAGGAGAGCGACCAGGTGGAGGGCAAAGAAGCCCTGACCTGCGCCTACCCCGAGAAGATGCTGGGCAAAGCCCTGCTGAAGATCGACAGCTCGGACCTGGACTGCTCCGTGCCTGTAGACCTGCCTTCCCAGCTACAGACTTCGTACGTCTTCCTAGGGATAGTCTTGGCTCTCATCGGGGCCATTTTCCTCCTGGTTTTGTACTTGAACCGAAAAGGAATCAAAAAGTGGATGCACAACATCAGAGATGCCTGTAGGGATCACATGGAGGGCTACCACTACAGGTATGAGATCAACGCGGACCCCAGGTTGACAAACCTCAGCACCAACTCGGACGTCTGATGAAGCGCGGCGGATGCGGGGCAGCAGCGCGCAGTAGCTATGCATGAAAAGTAGACTTTTAACGCTTTTACCCTCGTGCTTGCTTCCCTCTCCCCGGAGAAACCTCGGACGTGCTCGTGACACGAGGGGGGATCATCTGCCTCCCCCTGACGTcaagttgggttttgttttgagaTGCTGGGCAGCTGCGCATGGCGTTGGGCTGTACGTAGGAAACAAGCTGctacttcttttcctccttgcctgTCTGTACTTGTGGGAAATTTTTCTTTCGAGatctcaaaagcagaaaaaataaataaataaataaaaatttaccgATGCAGACACCATTCAACAAAAGCTGCCTCaacttttttttggagaaaaaaatgttatgttcCTCTGTGCCAGTTTTGATCTTGTATATCCGAATTGTGATGACAAGGATTGCATTTCACAGACTAccttgagatttaaaaaaaaaccaaactccttTTAACAGCTCCTCTGTTACAAAGAAGGAAATGGAATAGTGAGCATGCACAAATACTTTATAGTTTTACACGTTAAGAAACTTACGATCTCAGTGAGTCTCTTACTATTTtgtaaagttaatttttttgaTTGCAGTTTACGTGAAAAgagagggtgttttttttataCAAACTGCATCTAAACTCCATCTGAACTGATAAATTCAATAAACAGTCTTACCAGAACTGTTGTCTTGAAGTTTGCTGTTCAATGAGAAATGTATGGACATCTAAGAATGTGGATAGCTTTATAGTCTCTGGAGTAATAGCTCTGCAGTAGTAATCTCAGTCAACTTTTACGCAAATGTGTAGCTTAGAGACAGAAATGTTTGATAATTTTGTGAAATATGCTGGGAGAATTACACTGAGCAACGACGAGAGCAGTTTCACTTGGCACAAAATCCCCCCGGTCTGCTCTCAAAACAACTGCAAAACGTCGAGACAGATGCTAGGGTCCACCTTGCTGGGAAGGTACAAGCTGAGAGAATTTACATAAGGTCTTCTCTaccaaattaaaagcaaaaaaaaaaattcaaattaagtGGTGGAGTTTGTAGGCTGAAGAAAATTTTGCCTGAATGGAAGtgtttattctggaaaaaaaaaaaataaaaaaagcaggaTACTTTCATGTCCTGAACTAAATTTAATTCAGCTCAGTCGTGTAGTGGGCGAGCTTCAGGCTTGTAAATCAATGCAGCACTTACTAAATTAAGTACTTACCGTTCCATTTTAAGCTCTCGGTACTCGTGAAGTTCTTTAGTGACCGACATCGAGTAACTTGATGGGACTTTACATTTATCTTAAAAGCTTATAACGGGTGCGTTTCAGTATTGTATGTTACTCATGTTTATTACTTGCTTGGGAATGCATTTTCTTGTAAATAGATAaagcatgcaaagaaaaaaaacttccccAAAATGCATCATTTGATATGCAACTCTGATGACATAGGAAAAAATTAACAAGAACCTTCCAGTGGGCACCAAGAATTACTGCACTTTTTCTAATCCGTGTATAGATTCTTAATGAAGCAACTACACCAACTGTAAAAGCGTGATGTGAATTGGTATCTGTGAGTACATCTGTGGAGCTTTTTCCATGGTCACTGTTACTTGAAGCTCTTGAGCATCTGTAAAATTTTTGAATTACTGCctaatttcctttgctttcaaaaGCGACAGTTTTCTCATAGATAGATGCCTTTGGTAAGAGCTTATAAGATATTCCTTAAAGTATCAAAAGAAATATAGTCTATTTTGGGCATCAGTATtattcaaatgcatttttctctccttgcaaCTTCAGACAAAGCAAGTAGCACAAGTCAGTTCAGACATTTTATATTGCTTTAAATTGGCGTTATTTAAtagcaatgatttttttaaatgtagttttgtACATTTGccctcaataataataataaaaaagaattaatatgAAGTACAACTAATATTTTGATAAACCAGTGTATTTTACAATTAATGTAAGTTAAGTGGTAGCCTATTTCTCCTGCTGTGATTTAAATATCCGAGCAATATCTGGTTAACAGCGTAGGAATTAAATGTGTGGATTCTTAAAAAGCAGGCTGCTGGTCTGAGTGTTAGTTGCCCGTATTTTAAAAATAGCGTAAAAACCCCAGTGTGAATAACTTATTACTGTGCAACTATGCAAATTCTTCATTCTTGGTATATATAAGATATTTTATGTAAAAAGCCAGAATTTTCCAATAGTTCTGCAGTGTGCTTTGTTGTAGTGGTCATTTCGGAGGTTATCAACTTGCACATATTTGTACAGTGCCAAGAGGAGTAGGGATTCATCCTTTGCTTAAGATGCTCCTGTAATATAATAGATAAAAATATGTACAAACCAAGCCGTTTCTTGGGccatttcttgggttttgttaaCGGATACTTTAAAGCAACTACAGTAAAAGCAATTATCCGTAATGTGTTAATGTAACAGCCGTGCATTTATAGAGCTGTGTAAGGACGGGCAACGACTTTAATCGCACCTCACCAATGGACTGAGTATTTGTATAGTGAGCAAGTGTAACTGTTGTATTACACCTATTATTctaaagattattattattatcatcattattatttttgtatcgTAGAAAAATCATTGTAATAGAATTTTATCAGAGACCTGGTGACGGCTACCTTACAGTAATTTTTGCCATTTGCTTAAGTGTGTATTTATTAGGATGTAACAGGCAGCATGTGTCAGTGTTGTGTTGGATAATGTTCTCCTACAGTGTTTGACCAACAGTGAATGCCGCGGTGTTTTGTTCAATTTAATCTTAAATCCCCTTCCCTAAACAGTGcttgaaatttgttttccttttcctatcgCACAATAGTTACGGTGGTTTTcagaagtcttttaaaaagtAGCTCCCGAAGCGCTTCAGAACTTGGTTAAAAAGTCTACGTTTGAAATAAGGTTAAGTTCAAGGGTTCTCCTGAAGCACGTTTTATAATCTTGCTCTGCTTTGACACCTGAAATTTCAATTCATTTCCATTTCTAGAGCAGCTTAATTAGCGAGGCTGTTTTACTCATTCGTTCCTCAATAAAACACGTGCGGTACTAAATGCCtctaaaatgtgttttgtatACATAAAACCCCCAAAGTTCTGCATGACGTGTCTAGACTAAATTAGCGGGGAAATCTTCAGAAAATTCCCCAAATCTTTCTTTATCCAAGGTAGCTTTATATTAGATCATCTgactctttttatttattattgttctcAGCAAGCCGTAGTATTTCCACTAATTTTGACATCCCGAAAGTGGTTCGAAGTTCTGCGCAACTGCTTTAAAGCCTTTCGTTCGGGGTAATTTACCTTTTAAGCACTGGTGGCAGCCCCCAGCGACACGCCAGCGAGCGAAGCCGCCTGTTCGCTTGTTGACTTTGAGACCTCACCGAAGACAGTCGTGGCGAAAGATTCGCAAATACGCCTGCTCTAGGATCCCAGCTCTCGTTATTCTACTCTCAGCCGGTCTCCCCTGTGGTATCCTCCGCTCTTGATGCGTCTGCATAATTTCTTCTTCGCCTCATTTTCTCAAGAAATCTATTAAAAGGAGTATCATGAATCTGCACGGGTGGAGAAATGGGTCCGGCTGCGCCTGTATTTTGGGGCTCAGCCTCAAATTCCTTTTAAGCCTTAACGTGACGAGGGGCCTTTGTCAAGGTGGGCAGAACGAAAGTTTTGACctgtactttttctttctctttagcaGCTGAACGTCGGAGAAGAACCGTTCATTCTCGGAGCGTGATGAAGGAAAACGGCATCTTTGGTAAGAAAAACGTTTGGGTTTCAAGCTTCCAAATGACATTGGTGTTCTAGGAGAGCAGGTTGAAGGGAGAAGGTTCTGAAGGAAATGGAGATAGCCCATTCTAATGGGTCAGCGCTGGAAATCCCCGCGCTAGCAATAGGAACCGTTGCTGATGGATCCTGTCTCTCATGTTCTGGTCCTGTTTTATGGGTACAGctcttaattttttcctgttgctgtaaATAGAAACATTTTGCTAACGAGTGGAGTCACGTCCTATAATATTTGTAATGCAGGTGTTTCCACTGTAAGACTTTTGTGGGGTATAATAGAAGATTGAATTTAAGATTAGATCAGAGCCTGCTGATTTAATTATGGCTAGATCAGGCCCATAacttaatgctcttttttttttttttttggcaaaccttttttgtttttttaattattttttttattttttgcaaagacCTTGGCTTGAAATCAAGCAAGGAAAGCCCactgaggaagagagaaagcagtcTGCCTTGGGGAGTGTAACGTGTATTAGCTATTTTACACATGCCTAAAAAAAGAGACGTGTCCTTAAGAAGGGCTTTTTTGCTTTCTCGGTGGCGTTAGCAGTTTACGTGCTGTCACATCCGTGGAAAACCCTCGCTGTGCCACACGTCATCTGTGGCGTAGGCAAAGCTGGAAACCAGGCTTTGCCTTCCCAGTGTCAgcctaaatagaaaaaaagggaactattaagaaaattaaaacgGCACTTTAGACAGTGTGTTCATGTTGCAGTTAATAATTTAGTACTtgcaattatttatatttttcaaattattcacTAAATAGCTGCTTCTTTCTGACGACAGACTGACAGAACAGCAGATCTGTGTTTTCATTATGCGTGAAAGCAGCTGAATAAATTAGCAATGTTATTTGAGTACGTACAGTGATGAAAATGTTAGTAATCTCATGTTCCAGAATGTTTCACCATTCTGGAAATTTTAGATGTGCAAGGAACTGCTGTAACTTTTTCAGattgaagttttatttcttaattaaaaattattctggaaGAAAATCACGATAAAATATTTACCAGATTGCTTAT comes from Numenius arquata chromosome 7, bNumArq3.hap1.1, whole genome shotgun sequence and encodes:
- the TPBG gene encoding trophoblast glycoprotein, with the translated sequence MPGRGAPCLGLLLLRVLLLGCGRAQQPPDSCQTLCRCLEAAETVKCVDGNLTAVPPDLPPYVRTLFITGNPLARLPAGAFPSQRLPHLSALNLSGNHLRAVEAGALASLPALRQLDLGGNPLVSLSPLAFGEGGSPLEELALRGALRDQGVLLSLAAMLQSGALRNLSRLELADNGLLLLPAGMFTALPVLRHLDLSNNSLVGLRNVSFQGLAQLQSLDLSGNSLGVLRNGTLSQFRSLPALRRVGLGRNTWVCDCAIEDLVAWLKESDQVEGKEALTCAYPEKMLGKALLKIDSSDLDCSVPVDLPSQLQTSYVFLGIVLALIGAIFLLVLYLNRKGIKKWMHNIRDACRDHMEGYHYRYEINADPRLTNLSTNSDV